The Zalophus californianus isolate mZalCal1 chromosome 7, mZalCal1.pri.v2, whole genome shotgun sequence genome includes a region encoding these proteins:
- the MDFI gene encoding myoD family inhibitor isoform X1: MSQVSGQCPPHCDAPHGAPSAAPGPAQTPSLLPGVEVVTGSTHPVEAALEEGSLEEAESPMPQGNGPGAPQPLDSTDLDVPTEAVTCQPQGNPLSCTPLVANGSGHPSELGSARRAGNGALGGPKAHRKLQTHPSLASQGSKKSKGSTKSTASQIPLQAQEDCCVHCILSCLFCEFLTLCNIVLDCATCGSCSSEDSCLGCCCCCGSGECADCDLPCDLDCGIVDACCESADCLEICMECCGLCFSS; encoded by the exons ATGTCCCAGGTGAGTGGCCAGTGCCCCCCTCACTGCGACGCGCCCCATGGAGCCCCCAGCGCAGCCCCGGGCCCAG CCCAGACCCCATCCCTCCTGCCTGGGGTGGAGGTAGTAACCGGATCCACTCACCCTGTGGAGGCAGCGCTAGAGGAGGGCTCCCTGGAGGAAGCGGAATCCCCCATGCCCCAGGGTAATGGCCCTGGGGCCCCTCAGCCCCTGGACAGTACTGACCTCGATGTCCCCACAGAAGCTGTGACAT GCCAGCCTCAGGGGAACCCCTTGAGCTGCACCCCACTAGTGGCGAATGGCTCAGGCCACCCCTCAGAGCTGGGCAGTGCCAGGCGGGCAGGGAATGGTGCCCTGGGTGGCCCCAAGGCCCACCGGAAGTTGCAGACGCACCCATCTCTCGCCAGCCAGGGCAGCAAGAAGAGCAAGGGCAGCACCAAATCTACTGCCTCCCAGATCCCCCTCCAGGCACAGGAAG ACTGTTGCGTCCACTGCATCCTGTCCTGCCTGTTCTGCGAGTTCCTGACCCTGTGCAACATCGTCCTCGATTGCGCCACGTGCGGCTCCTGCAGCTCCGAGGACTCATGTCtcggctgctgctgctgctgcggcTCGGGCGAGTGCGCCGACTGCGACCTGCCCTGCGACCTGGACTGCGGCATTGTGGACGCCTGCTGCGAGTCGGCCGACTGCCTGGAGATCTGCATGGAGTGCTGCgggctctgcttctcctcctga
- the MDFI gene encoding myoD family inhibitor isoform X2 — MSQVSGQCPPHCDAPHGAPSAAPGPGQPQGNPLSCTPLVANGSGHPSELGSARRAGNGALGGPKAHRKLQTHPSLASQGSKKSKGSTKSTASQIPLQAQEDCCVHCILSCLFCEFLTLCNIVLDCATCGSCSSEDSCLGCCCCCGSGECADCDLPCDLDCGIVDACCESADCLEICMECCGLCFSS; from the exons ATGTCCCAGGTGAGTGGCCAGTGCCCCCCTCACTGCGACGCGCCCCATGGAGCCCCCAGCGCAGCCCCGGGCCCAG GCCAGCCTCAGGGGAACCCCTTGAGCTGCACCCCACTAGTGGCGAATGGCTCAGGCCACCCCTCAGAGCTGGGCAGTGCCAGGCGGGCAGGGAATGGTGCCCTGGGTGGCCCCAAGGCCCACCGGAAGTTGCAGACGCACCCATCTCTCGCCAGCCAGGGCAGCAAGAAGAGCAAGGGCAGCACCAAATCTACTGCCTCCCAGATCCCCCTCCAGGCACAGGAAG ACTGTTGCGTCCACTGCATCCTGTCCTGCCTGTTCTGCGAGTTCCTGACCCTGTGCAACATCGTCCTCGATTGCGCCACGTGCGGCTCCTGCAGCTCCGAGGACTCATGTCtcggctgctgctgctgctgcggcTCGGGCGAGTGCGCCGACTGCGACCTGCCCTGCGACCTGGACTGCGGCATTGTGGACGCCTGCTGCGAGTCGGCCGACTGCCTGGAGATCTGCATGGAGTGCTGCgggctctgcttctcctcctga